The Acidobacteriota bacterium region CCACGATCCGGCGGAGCTGCTGCGGCGGGTGGAGGATCAGGCGGTGACGGTGCTGGAGACGGTGCCGTCGATTCTGCGGATGATGCTCGACGGTGCGGTGGACGCTCCCGGGCTGGCCCGGCTGCGCTGGTTGGTGCCCACCGGCGAGGCCCTGCCGCCGGAGCTGGCCCGCCGCTGGCAGGAGCGCTATCCCCGGGCGCGGCTGGTCAACGCCTACGGCCCCACCGAATGTTCCGACGACGTCAGCCATGCCTTCCTGCCGACGCATCTGCCGCCGGAGCTGGCCACCGTGCCCATCGGCCGGCCGGTGGTCAACACCCAGCTCTACGTCCTCGGCCCCGGCGGTCTGCCCGCGCCGGTGGAAGTGGCGGGGGAGCTGTGGGTGGGCGGTCTCGGCGTCGGCCGCGGCTACTTGGACGAGCCCCGGCGCACCGCGGAGGTCTTCCGTCCGGATCCCTTCGCCCCTGCTCTCTCGGGCTCTGATCTCTTCGGCCGGGCCGGCGCCCGCCTCTACCGCACCGGCGATCTGGCGCGCTATCTGCCGGAGGGGGAGCTGGACTTCCTGGGGCGCATCGATCACCAGGTCAAGGTGCGCGGCCACCGCATCGAGCTGGGGGAGATCGAGGCGGTGCTGAGCCGCGGGCCGGGGGTGGCCCAGGCGGTGGTGCTGGCGCTGCCGGACGCCCGTGGCGATCAGACCTTGGCGGCCTTCGTGGTGCGCCGGGAGGGCTCGGAGGACGAGGATCTGGAAGCTTTCCTGCGTCCGCAGCTGCCGGAGTACATGGTGCCGGCGGCGATCCTCACCCTCGACGAGCTGCCCCTTTCCGCCAACGGCAAGGTGGACCGCAAGGCGCTGGCGGCGCAGCAGGGGGAGCTGGCGCTGCCGGAGCGGGAGTATCTGGCGCCGCGCACCGACGTCGAGGAGGCGGTGGCGGAGATCTTCCAGCAGGTGGTGGGAGTGGAGCCGGTGGGCGCTCTGGACAACTTCTTCCACCTCGGCGGCCACTCACTGCTGGCCACCCAGGCCATGGCGCGGCTGCGGGAGCTCTTCGAGATCGAGCTCCCCCTGCGTCTGCTCTTTGAGGCGCCGACGGTGGCGGAGCTGGCGGCGGAGATCGAGGATCTGGTCATCGCCGAGCTCGAGGAGCTGAGCGAGGAAGAAGCCAGCGCCCTGCTGATGGAGGAGGCATGAGCCCGAAGATCGCCGACGCCGTGCCGCGGCAGGAGGTGGGGGCGCAGGAGACGGTCTCCCCGGAGCGCGCCCAGGAGCCCCGCGGGGGCTTCTGGCGGGAGCTTGTGCGGGATGTACCGGCCCTGGAGCTGATTCCCGACCATCCCCGGCCGGCGCAGCAGCCTGCTCCCTCCAATCAGCGCTTGGGGGAGCCTTGGCTCGACGATCCAGCGCTGGTGGAGGAGCTGGCTCGGCGCGCCGGTACGTCTTTGCCGGTGGTGGCCCTGGCGGCGTTTCAGATCCTGCTGGCCCGGGCCTCGCGGCAGCAGGATTTCGCCTTGGTGGTGAGGGTTATGGCGGCGGGGGAGGAGGAGTCGAGCCCTCTTCTTCTGCCCACGAAGCTTGCCGGCGGACCTTCGTTCCTGGCCTGGCTGGGGCAGGTGGAGGAGGCCTGGCGGAAAGCCCGCGAGCACAGCCCCGTAGACTGGGAGGAACTGGGAGACCTGCGGGCCCTGACCCCGGTGGCCTTCGCCTACCAGGCCACTAGCGGACCCTCGGATCGTTCGGAAGATGGGTCGGACCAAGGAGCGGCGGGCGCCGAGTCCTCCGATTTCGCTTCCGCTCTCGCCCTGACTCTCACCGTCGAGGACACGGCCCAGGGCTGGATTCTGCACCTGGAATACGACGCCGGGCTATTCGACGAAACCACCGCCCACCGGTGGTTGACTCGCTACCGCACGCTGCTCTCGACGGTGTGCCGCCACCCCGAGGAATCCGTCTGGCGGCTGCCACTGCTGCCGGAGGCCGAGGGGCGCCGGCTGTTGGCGTGGAATCCCGGGGGCGGCGACATGTGCTGGAAGACCCTGCGGCGGGAGCCCCTTCATCGGGGCTTCGAGGGCTGGGCGCGGCGCACTCCGGAGGCACCGGCGGTGACCTTCCGAGGGCCGGAGGGTGAGTACCGGACCGCGACCTACGGCGAGCTCAACGCCCGGGCCAACCGCCTGGCGCACCGGCTTCGGCAGCTGGGGGTCGGTCCGGAGGTGCCGGTGGCGCTGCTGCTGGAGCGCGGGGTGGAGATGGTCACGGCGATCCTGGCGGTGCTCAAGGCCGGCGGCGCCTACGTGCCCCTGGACCCGGTCTATCCCCCGGCGCGGCTGGCCTTCGTAGTGCGCGACTCCGGCGCCGCCCTGGTGCTCACCCAGCGCTCCTTGGCGGGCCTGCTGTCGGCGGAGACCGATGCGCCGGCGGTCCCGCGGTTGGTCTGGGAGGAGTTGTTGCCCGAGGTTGGCCGAGACCCCCTACCCGACACCGATCCCCCACCCGCCGCGTCGGTGGATTCCCTCGCCTACATCATCTACACCTCGGGCTCCACCGGGCAGCCCAAGGGGGTGCTCATCCCCCACTCCCACCCGGTGGATCTGCTGGCGGGCACCGAGAAGTGGTTCCGCTTCGGCGCCGAGGACGTGTGGTCCCTCTTTCACTCCTTCGCCTTCGACGTTTCGGTGTGGGAGCTGTGGGGAGCCTTCCTCTACGGCGCGCGGCTGGTGGTGGCGCCCTACGAGGTGACCCGCTCGCCGCGGGATTTCCATCGCCTGCTGCGGCAGGAGCGGGTGACCATCCTCAGCCAAACGCCGTCGGCCTTCCTCGCCCTGCTGCGGGCGGAGCAGGAGATCTCCGCCGCCGGCCCCGAGCTCGATCCCGGATGGGCGCTGCGGGCGGTGGCCTTCGCCGGTGAAGCCCTGGAGGTGCGGGCGCTGGCGCCGTGGGTGGAGGCCTACGGGGACGCGGCGCCGGAGCTGATCAACCTCTACGGCATCACCGAGACCACCGTTCACGGCACCTATCGCCGCCTGCTGCGGGAGGACGTGGAGGCGGCGGCTGCCGGCCGGGATCCGGGGGTCGGGGTGATGATCCCGGACCAGAGCCTGCGCATCCTCGAGCCGCGGCTCGCCGCTCCGCCGGACCCCGTCGCCGGGCTCGCCCCCATCGGCATCCCCGGGGAGCTCTGCGTCGGCGGCGGGCGCATCGCCCGGGGCTATTTGGGCCGTCCGCGGCTCACCGCCCAGCGTTTCGTACCCGATCCCTTCTCCGAGGTCCCCGGTGCCCGCCTCTATCGGTCCGGGGACCTGGCGCGCTATCGCGAGGACGGCTCGCTGCAATATCTGGGGCGTATCGATCACCAGATCAAGCTGCGGGGTTTCCGCATCGAGGCCGGTGAGGTGGAGGCGGCGCTGCTGGAGCATCCAGCGGTGAGCGCCGCGGTGGTGATGGTGCGCACCGACTCCGACTCCACTGCCGGGCAGGCCACCCGCAGCTCCGACGAGAGCGCCCGCCTGGTGGCCTATCTGGTGGTACCGGAATCGGCGCCGCCGTCGGTGGCGGCGGAGGCGCGAGAGCTGGCGCGGAGGAAGCTGCCGGAGTACATGGTGCCGGCGGCTTACGTAAGGCTCGCTGAGCTCCCCCTCACCGCCAACTCCAAGGTCGACCGCCGCCGCCTGCCGGCTCCCGGGGTGGCAGATCTGGTGCGGGGGGAGGCGGAGCCGCCGCGGCCGGGGACCGAGGCTCGCCTGGCGGCGATTTGGGAGGAGGTGCTGGAGGTCCCCGGCGTCGGCC contains the following coding sequences:
- a CDS encoding amino acid adenylation domain-containing protein, giving the protein MSPKIADAVPRQEVGAQETVSPERAQEPRGGFWRELVRDVPALELIPDHPRPAQQPAPSNQRLGEPWLDDPALVEELARRAGTSLPVVALAAFQILLARASRQQDFALVVRVMAAGEEESSPLLLPTKLAGGPSFLAWLGQVEEAWRKAREHSPVDWEELGDLRALTPVAFAYQATSGPSDRSEDGSDQGAAGAESSDFASALALTLTVEDTAQGWILHLEYDAGLFDETTAHRWLTRYRTLLSTVCRHPEESVWRLPLLPEAEGRRLLAWNPGGGDMCWKTLRREPLHRGFEGWARRTPEAPAVTFRGPEGEYRTATYGELNARANRLAHRLRQLGVGPEVPVALLLERGVEMVTAILAVLKAGGAYVPLDPVYPPARLAFVVRDSGAALVLTQRSLAGLLSAETDAPAVPRLVWEELLPEVGRDPLPDTDPPPAASVDSLAYIIYTSGSTGQPKGVLIPHSHPVDLLAGTEKWFRFGAEDVWSLFHSFAFDVSVWELWGAFLYGARLVVAPYEVTRSPRDFHRLLRQERVTILSQTPSAFLALLRAEQEISAAGPELDPGWALRAVAFAGEALEVRALAPWVEAYGDAAPELINLYGITETTVHGTYRRLLREDVEAAAAGRDPGVGVMIPDQSLRILEPRLAAPPDPVAGLAPIGIPGELCVGGGRIARGYLGRPRLTAQRFVPDPFSEVPGARLYRSGDLARYREDGSLQYLGRIDHQIKLRGFRIEAGEVEAALLEHPAVSAAVVMVRTDSDSTAGQATRSSDESARLVAYLVVPESAPPSVAAEARELARRKLPEYMVPAAYVRLAELPLTANSKVDRRRLPAPGVADLVRGEAEPPRPGTEARLAAIWEEVLEVPGVGRRDHFLALGGHSLNATRVLARVRSRLGVAMSFSDLMAHPELSQQAARIDELGQAAGAAPRLEGPTTANDGGSAPLSYAQERMWLHQQLHPASNAFNLAFALDLEGELDVPRLATALGCIEERHQTLRTRFVEVDGSPRAEVGEPIRDSAALLPVIDLQTFHGESLIPELTAAAQARPFDLRRGRLLRCRLLRRGPRRHVLLLVVHHIACDGWSLGPFVQELSVLYGLDAGDGDLPELPLPELPLQYADFARWQRRWLESPAAAEQVAGWRAAGLTAAGPGERLQPDVRGRDAHPVLLISRRMDSALMDELEALARRRGTTLFTVLTAALYALLHRATGAPALTLGTLVAGRTQEAVENLVGCFINTLPLRCSVVPAESFEALLGRARGVAEAAYDRQDLPFEKLVQELGAAGTADGQALFQVLVAYQSMPLEELELPGLDWRLLETPAGQRSAAFDFVFFFRRQEDGLSLVLEVDGGRFTDATGEALAQDLTALLQAVARDETTAVAELPLPSGRFPQQAGTPPAGSGASPKPAGASSA